The genomic DNA CATTTTTATATTTTTTATTATACTCTCATTATAGACTGAAACCTGTTGCGGAACAAAGCCGAACGGTAACAAATTTTCATCTTTTTCATTTATCTTCTTTCCGTCTATATATATTTCTCCTGATGTCGGTGATTTTATCCCGAAAAGAAGTTTCAGCAAAGTTGATTTTCCACTGCCGTTATCCCCTAAAATAATATAATTATTCGGAAACTGAAAAATTACATTCAAATTATTAAAAATTTCTCTTTCTTCTTCATAATATTTGAAATTTACATTTTTTAACTCTATTTTTTCTATTTTCTCAAATTTAACTACTTTTCTATTTTCATTTTTAATATTCGCTTTCTCAATATAATTATCTATTTTTTTATTACTTACTCCTATTCTTCTTAAAGTTTTTATATATCCGCCCATATATTCAGTAACAAAAGCTATTCCGCCAATCATGGAAAATATTAACAATAGTGCTCCGAAAGTTATCTCTTTCTGAACAACAAGTTTTAATCCGATGACAATGACTGTTATTTTAAATCCGACTGAATAAATCATATTATTAATTAAATTTGTAATATTTTCAAATATATTTATTTTCATTTTATTTTCCGTTATTTTTTCAGATACTTTATTAATATATGTTCTAAATTTATTTTCCTGATTATAAATTTTAATAATCAATATGTTATTTATAAAGTCTATAACATATTTTAACCGCTTTTCTATGTGACTTCTATTTTTTTCAGTTAATTTTCCGATGTATTTGGAACACACTATATCTATAGTAACAGCTATTATCCCCATTGCATAAAGTATAAACAGCATTTTATATGATAAAATACCTATAATTACTGATGAAACACTGCCTGCTATAACTGCCTGAAAGAAAACTGCAAGATCCCAGCCGGCAATCTGAGAAGAAATTTCCACATCATGTTGTAATAAAGATAAAAAAACTGATGAATGTTCATTTTCAAAGCTTCCTTTTTTCAGTTTATTTTCAAATAAATATTCTGTCAGTTTTACTTTATAAATATTTTCACATCTTTCCATTAAATAACCCCATAAAGGTATAAGGAATATGAAATATATAAAAATCAATATAATCAGAATTATTCCGTAAAACTGATATCTGCTGTCTCTTTTAATATAATTGAATATGAAAAAACAGGATATTCCAAACAGAAAATCCGATAGCACACTTTGCAGGGAATTAAAAATAAATCCTGCTACGCCTTTTAAATCATAACTTTCCATAAGCAGCTTATATCTTGTTTTCATATTCTCTTCCTCCTTTTTCAGTGTTATCCTTAACTTTTATAACTTGATTTTCTTCATTTATTTCATACACTTTATTGCAAATTTTCAATATTTCAGGTCTATGAGTAACAATTAAAACAGTAGCCTGAATTTTTGATAAAAGATTACATAAAAGCTCTTCTGAATCTTTGTCTAAAGATGCCGTCGGCTCATCTAATATAAGTAATTCTGTATTTTTAAATAAAGCTCTTGCTATACTTATTTTTAATTTCTGACCTCCTGATAAATTAGCCCCGAACTGTTTCAGGCTCGCATTTTTTTCGACTAATTCTTTCATATTTAAAGCTTTCGTTATTTTTTCCAGTTTTACTTTTTCTTCTTCTGTCAGCTCTCTGTCCAATAAAGTTACATTGTATTTTACCGTACTGTCAAACAAATATATGTTATTATCCACATACCCCGTTTTTTCCCATAATTTTTACGTATTCTTTTCAGGATTCATATTAAATACTCTAACTGTTCCTTTTTCCACTTTATATAAACCTAAAATAATCTTCAGTAATGTAGTTTTTCCGCTACCTGTCTTTCCTATAATTGCAACTTTCTCATTCTTTAGTATCTCCATATCAATATTTTTTAATATCTCATCTTTTTTGTTTATATAAGTATAACTTACATTCTTCATTTCTATGATTTTATTTTCTTCTTCAGTTTCATTTTTACTTTTTTCTTCCGATTTTCCGTTTCTCTGTTTAAAAAGTTCTGAAATCTCATCTATTTTAGCCTTCTGGCCCTTCAATTTTGTCATTGTCCGAAGAAAATGAGAAAATGGCAACGAAGCTCCCACTACTAAATTCAGCGAAGACAAAAATGTTCCGTAGCTCATTTTATTTGCAGGCACTCTGAATATTCCCACAGCTAACAGCAAAATTGTAGGTAAATATTCATTTAACAATCCCGGAATATATGCTGTCTGATAATCTTTCAGCATTTTATCCGTTTTCCTTAAATATTTTTCTGATTTTTCAGAATAATTTTTATAAATATAATTTTCATTTTTGGTCATTTTAATGTTTTCCATATCTTCAATTACTTCTTTTTGATATGATAGCAGTTCATTTTCCGCTTTAAAAACTTCATTTGACGAATCGATTATAACGTTCCCGTATTTGAAATCTATTAAAATACTGATTAAAACTTCGGGAATAATTACAATTCCTGTTTTATAGTCTATCAATAAAATTCCTGCCATTGTTAAAAGAAAATTTACAGGAGTAAATATAATTTTTTCAAATGAATTATCAAAAAAATTTTTTAATTCCGGCACTTTTTTACTTAAGATGGCAACTTTCTCTCCTTCTTTTTTTGAATCAAAATCATTTATTTTCATTTGTGAAATAGTTTCGCTGACTTTATAATTGAGTTTTTTCTCGATTTTCATATTTATAATTAAAAAACTTATCTTTCTTATAAAAGTAAATAATATATACAAAATGACAGACAATAAAAATAGTTTAATGTATTCAAAATTTATATTATTTTCTGAAATCAGTGATTTATCAATGACAGGTTTCAATAAAAGATTATAGGAAATATGTGCTACAGCTGAAATCAGACAGATAAAAAACAGGAAAAAAGCCTGACTCTTTTTTATTTCCAATATTTTTATCATTTTATTCAGTAACTTAATATTCGACAACAATTTTCATCACTCCTTAGTAATTGACTTTATTCCTCGAAAATTTCTTCTATCCTAACATTTTTACTTAATAAAGTAAATTTTTATTATACTTTTGAAACATTAAATATTTATATCCAAAATATTTCCACATAAAAAACCTAATTATGAAAATAAAAAAAGATATAACTTTATTTTAACAATACAGCTATATCTTTTATATTAATCAGTGCAATCATTTAATAGTTCAAACAATTTATTTACTGTTTTGACAGTTTTTCTCTCTATACTACAATTTAAACAATTTCTCAAATCCTTTTCTTGAAATTTCAATAAATTTTAGAAGTTCATCCTGTGT from Leptotrichia sp. OH3620_COT-345 includes the following:
- a CDS encoding ABC transporter ATP-binding protein; this encodes MKTRYKLLMESYDLKGVAGFIFNSLQSVLSDFLFGISCFFIFNYIKRDSRYQFYGIILIILIFIYFIFLIPLWGYLMERCENIYKVKLTEYLFENKLKKGSFENEHSSVFLSLLQHDVEISSQIAGWDLAVFFQAVIAGSVSSVIIGILSYKMLFILYAMGIIAVTIDIVCSKYIGKLTEKNRSHIEKRLKYVIDFINNILIIKIYNQENKFRTYINKVSEKITENKMKINIFENITNLINNMIYSVGFKITVIVIGLKLVVQKEITFGALLLIFSMIGGIAFVTEYMGGYIKTLRRIGVSNKKIDNYIEKANIKNENRKVVKFEKIEKIELKNVNFKYYEEEREIFNNLNVIFQFPNNYIILGDNGSGKSTLLKLLFGIKSPTSGEIYIDGKKINEKDENLLPFGFVPQQVSVYNESIIKNIKMGTEEVSDDEIRKAVKILEAEEWINSLEKGIYTEINEKGKNISKGEKTRLAISRELIKNPEILFLDEPDSNIDKKTMESILKNIRKNYPTLSLVIITHLSQRSMYEDFKSVLIK